In the Longimicrobiales bacterium genome, one interval contains:
- a CDS encoding RagB/SusD family nutrient uptake outer membrane protein → MNSMKKRWLPLVALVATFGMAGCSDNLFEVKNPGRILDADLNTVKGVNALVTGMSSDFSAGYDNMAFTTAILSDEMVGSGSYFSTGRYRRGLFDSEDSDGFWNSVQRARWVAEGGLQRMAAIEGFSFAGNESTARAYLFAGLANRWFGENFCEVVFSKPYTDEAPGPGGEIDTGQPLPRTAAFERAIPALQAAMSNGSGDIVTAAHGGLASAYVGLGNWSSAMSEAAQVPTNFVHYAVFSGNSGREESQIWNETHGRAEISAWGTLAGTVGEGDPRTPWTDCSLGSCPSANGADGETIHFRQDKYPEKGSDIPLVKGTDMRLLEAENALLTGDLGVFTSKINEVRAFHGLAAIAAVTSAGSLTGGTFGKDGTLGGASATSMTGWDVLDRERHLTMWLEGRRLWDLHRWDHPHLNGGGIVYSATVARRSSCFPISDQECQVNDNVPNSKCVTM, encoded by the coding sequence ATGAATTCCATGAAAAAGCGCTGGCTCCCGCTCGTAGCCCTTGTGGCGACGTTCGGAATGGCCGGCTGTAGCGACAACCTCTTCGAGGTGAAGAACCCGGGTCGGATTCTCGACGCGGATTTGAACACGGTGAAGGGCGTCAATGCACTTGTGACGGGAATGTCTTCTGACTTCTCGGCTGGGTATGACAATATGGCCTTCACAACCGCCATTCTCAGTGATGAGATGGTGGGCTCGGGCTCGTATTTTTCGACCGGGCGTTATCGCCGGGGTCTGTTCGATTCTGAGGATTCGGACGGATTCTGGAACAGCGTGCAGCGTGCGCGCTGGGTAGCTGAGGGCGGATTGCAGCGTATGGCAGCAATCGAGGGCTTTTCCTTCGCAGGTAATGAGAGCACGGCGCGAGCCTATCTCTTTGCCGGTCTCGCGAACCGTTGGTTCGGTGAGAACTTCTGCGAGGTCGTGTTCAGCAAACCGTACACCGACGAGGCACCTGGCCCCGGTGGTGAGATCGATACAGGTCAGCCGCTTCCGCGAACCGCCGCTTTCGAGCGCGCGATTCCGGCTTTGCAGGCCGCGATGTCCAACGGTTCGGGTGATATTGTAACCGCGGCCCACGGTGGGCTGGCGTCGGCATACGTTGGGCTAGGAAACTGGTCTTCGGCGATGAGTGAAGCTGCTCAGGTACCGACGAACTTCGTTCACTACGCGGTCTTCTCCGGGAACTCAGGTCGGGAAGAGAGTCAGATCTGGAACGAGACCCATGGTCGTGCTGAGATTTCGGCGTGGGGAACGCTTGCCGGTACGGTAGGCGAGGGTGATCCCCGCACACCATGGACGGACTGCAGCCTTGGTTCGTGCCCGTCGGCGAACGGTGCCGATGGTGAAACGATCCATTTCCGCCAGGACAAGTATCCTGAGAAGGGGTCGGACATCCCTCTCGTGAAGGGTACGGACATGCGGCTACTCGAGGCTGAGAACGCGCTGCTGACCGGAGATCTCGGAGTGTTTACATCCAAGATCAACGAGGTGCGTGCGTTCCACGGTCTCGCGGCGATCGCAGCGGTGACATCCGCTGGTTCTCTCACTGGTGGAACGTTCGGGAAGGACGGCACTCTTGGTGGTGCCAGCGCGACGTCCATGACCGGTTGGGATGTGCTCGATCGTGAGCGCCACCTGACGATGTGGCTTGAAGGTCGCCGTCTTTGGGACCTCCATCGTTGGGATCATCCCCATCTTAACGGTGGTGGGATTGTGTACTCGGCGACGGTTGCCCGTCGCTCGTCCTGCTTCCCGATCTCCGATCAGGAATGCCAGGTCAACGACAATGTGCCCAACTCGAAGTGCGTCACGATGTAG